One Ranitomeya variabilis isolate aRanVar5 chromosome 5, aRanVar5.hap1, whole genome shotgun sequence DNA window includes the following coding sequences:
- the LOC143773524 gene encoding cocaine- and amphetamine-regulated transcript protein-like, with protein sequence MNSSSLLLRLLCASILLSCLCHGQSSRETTVEDFDLQNSPSSSEKALVEAMEELLGKFQDRYPAYQKRAQIPLCDIGERCAMKQGPRIGKLCDCSRGSSCNSFLLKCI encoded by the exons ATGAACAGTTCCTCCCTACTGCTCAGACTCCTGTGTGCCAGCATCCTCCTCTCCTGCCTCTGCCATGGCCAGTCTTCCAGGGAAACAACTGTAGAAGATTTTGATTTACAGAACAGTCCTTCATCTTCTGAGAAAGCTCTG GTAGAAGCTATGGAGGAATTATTGGGGAAATTTCAAGACAGGTACCCCGCTTACCAAAAGAGAGCACAGATCCCTTTG TGTGATATTGGAGAGAGGTGTGCAATGAAGCAAGGTCCCAGAATCGGCAAGCTGTGTGATTGTTCCCGTGGATCATCTTGTAACTCTTTCCTCTTGAAGTGCATATGA